The Ascochyta rabiei chromosome 3, complete sequence genome segment CTACCTGACCGCGCCCTTTGCTCCTTCTAGAAATGCGCCAGAAATGTCTTTGATGATGAACCTTGCACAGGTTCTTGCGGAAGAACATACCTGCCTGTTACAGCGGCTCGCAGCAAGGAGCACGCTGCACTGTCTTCACAGGTATATCCATGTCCAATGCGGCTCTTGCGGTCAGTCGCGGGGATGCTCTACGAGAATAGTTTGGCTCTTCATTCGCAGTCCCGATCACTTTGACTCTATGCTCCTTGGGAGCAATCAACCCTCTATCATTGAATCGAGGGCGCGCCTGAGTATCGCCGATCTATGCCATGAATTCGCACGCGCGACAGCCCCCATACTCCCCAGCCATTCACAACATTCACAACATTCACGACAGCAAGACAGCCGCCAAGCGGACTCCATTACTCATCTCCACCAGCGGGAGCGAGCAGCCGACAGGACTCATCTCCACTGCGATGCAGAACCGAACGCATGATTTTCCAACGGTGGCATGGAAGTCACAGCAGTGACCCACCTCGAATCGAGATAGCTGCAACGCCATCCCGTACCCCGCGATGCAAGTACGTTGCAAAGTCCCGCCACTGAGCATGTGCGCAATCTTCTTACCCAACACTTCGAACCTTCCTATTCTGTGCCAAGGTCCTTTGCGCTCTCCACTCTGGTATCCATAGGACGCGCAATGCAACAGCCTTGCGAAGGCAGCCTCGTATCTTTTGATTGCCACGGCTTGTGGCATCACGGTATGGTAGCTGATGCATGATGTGGGTTCATGCTGCATCCTTCATTCCCTTCCATACGAAATCTTGTTCCTCTTCACGGACGGACCGTCTGTGTCTTCATCCTCGGctgccttcttcttcttgcttcCTCCTCTCGCGCCGTTCGTTGTGGGCTGACTCGACTCGCGGGTGGGAAACGATGAGATGGGCGTAGCCGCATGTGAAGGCGTTGTTCCTGCTGAAGCCGGTGTTGATGCCTCCTACGATTGCACAGTCAGCACAAATCCTGCAGTGCAGCCCGCAAACAGGACAGTCGGATTTGCCGGCGACCTACCCTCAAGAAACTGGACGAGCTTCGACTGAATATCCTGTCTACGTCGCTAACCTGAGCTTTACGCCGTGTAGCCGTGCCTGCTCCACTGGTGGTTGTAGTGGTCGCTGCGCCCTTGACGTAGTTGTCGAAGCCTTTGATTATGTTCCCAGCGCTGGTCTCTTCAAGGTACTGTGTCTCGACTCGCATAATGTTGTCCTCGAGTTGTTGCTACCCGCAAAGTAAGCACGACGCGTCAAAACGCGCTGTCCTTTGCACGCACCAAGTTGTTGTCCAATATGCGCTTCTTCTGCAGTGATTCGCGCAGGTCGCGTCGCAGCCGCTCGTAGTAGGGCATGCCGCGCGAGGCAGCATCTGAGGCCGCATTGGCACTGCCAGGTGTTGCGTTCTCGGTCATCCTGGCCGTATTCGCATTCGTTGTAGTGCGCAGAGGACGTGGTCTAATGGGTGTTATTGTTGTGGTCGCCGTTGTCTCCCTACAGAGCGTGTGGTTTCCTCTTCGAATGTCGAATGCACCACAGCTTGCAGCTCTGTGGTACTAGCGCACCTTGGCAGCCGCGGCTGGGCCTTTGCGGACAACAACTTCAAGCCTTTCCCTCACCCCCAACCCCCAACTACCCTCGTACCAACCCGCTATCCACCACCGGCCGATCTACATCATCCTTTCTGACATATTTTCGCCCGAAACAGCGAATCGCCGAGCCTGCGCCGAGCTCTGACATCTGATATCAACCACGTCGCGTGCACTTCGACGAAAACTTCAGCCTCGAACCTTGACTCAAGGGACCGCGCTCCCATCCTCTCATACGACCACTTGACGCCGACATGGCTATGGATGCCAAGGAGATCGAGTTGCGGGGAAAGGCGATCGGCAAGGCTATACAGGAGAATGAGCCCAGCGCATCGGTGATCAAACTGCTGAACGACCTAAAGACCGGCGTCCACGCGACCGAGGACATTCTGCGATCAACGAGGATTGGTGTCACTATCAACCGTCTGCGCACACACAAAGACCCCGCCGTGCAGAAGCTTGCAACCGAATTGGTATCGAAATGGAGGGACGAGGTCAAGAAGCAACCCAAGAAAGGTACACCAGCGAAGGTTGCTTCAGCAACAAACGGAAGCGCCTCGCCTGCGCCTGCTTCTTCGGCTGCTGCTTCGCCTGCGCCCAGTCAAAACAAGCAAAAGCATACTGTAGATCCTGCGAAGCGCAACCACAAGACGGACAAAGTCAACTATGAGGTCACTGGAGAGGAGGCGCGAGACATGTCTGTGCGCCTCATGTACGACGGTTTGGCGCATATGAGCACCGAGTGTAAGCCAGGATGCACCTACCAGTGTCGAAGAGTACACTAACACAAGCTCAGTACCCGACCTGATCATCTCCATCGCAAAGCAAGTAGAGGCCGCCGCATACGCAAACGCCGGCAGAGTCAACGAAGCCTACAAGACAAAGATGCGCTCGCTCTTCCAAAATCTGAAAGCCAAGTCCAACCCCGGGTTGCGAAAGCGTGTGCTGTCCGGGGACGTACCACCCAAGAAGTTTGTGGTCATGACGCATGACGAGATGAAGTCTGATGAGCGCCGCGCAGAAGACGAAAAGCTGGAGAAGGAGAACATGAACCAGGCCATGGTCGCGCAGGTCGAGAAGAGTATCTCTAAGGAGTTCCAGTGTGGAAAGTGCAAGCAGAAGATGGTCTCATACAGTCAGGCGCAGACGAGGAGTGCTGACGAACCGATGACGACCTTCTGCGAATGCATGAACTGCGGCAATAGGTGGAAGTTCTCGTAGTGCGGACGTAGACTGGTTCCTGGTCTTGGGTGAAGAGCGAAGTGCAGTTGGGGAGATTCGAAAAGTTTGCAGCGGGGCGTTCCACGGGCATGGAGAGGCGCGTTCAACCTTGATTGAGATTACCCTTCTTGGAGTACAGGCGAGTTGTTGTGCTCCAGGTGGAGAAGTGCCTGCCAGCCTTCACACCCCTTTTGGCCAAGTCACATCATGCAATGTGACTTGGGATGAATGCATCACTATAAACACCAACAATCACGCAAATACCAGGGTGAGGTCTAGTGATGTACGAACGAATGTGGGAGCTATAGAGGCGGAAGGTTTACGACGCTTTATTTCTCCATCACGTACGTTTTGGACTTGAAGGACTGGTTTGAAACAGACCAAGTACATTCTCCAGGGCACCAAGAAGAGCATTTCTCTTAGCGTGCAGCTTCCATCAAACCAGCCTTTCGACATCGTCTCCGTACCCTGCGTCGTCTCCACACCCTGCGTCGTCTACAACAACATCCTCCTTCCTAGCCTTGAAACCCACCCCAGGAATCCGACTCCGCAAAGCGAGGCTGCTGCACACTACACTCAGGCTACTGAGCGCCATGGCCAACGATGCCCACACAGGGTCCAGCCTGATATGCTTCCCACCGCTCCGCACGCCGTGATGATCCACCTTGGCTCCTGTAGTGACTGGGTACAGGGCCCCAGCAGCAATAGGCATAGCAGCCAGGTTGTACACCAAGGCCCAGCCGAAGTTGAAGTACACTCGCCGGAACACGACGCGAGACAGGTCGAGAAGAGTGAGGATGGTGGTGAGGTCGCTGTTGATGAGGATGAACGAGGACGAGGAAAGTGCAATGTCTGAGCCGCTTCCAATGGCTATGCTCAGGTCTGCAGTGCTAAGCGCAGGTGCATCGTTGATGCCATCTCCCACCATCGCGATGGTAGCACGCTTCGGCGTTCTGGTCCTTTGGGATAGAAATGGCACACGGAACAGTGTCGATCTTGGTGGTTTGGTCAACGTCTGCCGGAGGTACTCGATCTTTTCGGCTTTCTCATCCGGAAGCACGCCGGCGATGATGTTGGAGCCAGGGATCCCGATTTGAGCACCGACGGCATTCGCTGTTGTAACATTATCGCCTGAGAGCATCCATACATCGATGCCTCTCTTTCGGAGGGAACGAACGACACCAGTTGCCTCCGGTCGGAGCGCGTCGGAGATGGAGAAGATGCAGGCAAGTTGCCAGCTATCCTGTGTAGCAGCTGAAAGTACTGCAAGTAGTGCTACAGACTCCCCACGAGCTTTCCAGGAGTGTAAAGCGATCATCATGTCTGGAGGTATAAAGACGTTGTGATCGGCTATGTGGGCTTCGTTGCCAATAATCGCGGTCACACTTTGTCCGTTGACGTTGAACGTCCCCTTCAAACCTTTGCCCGGGGTCTCGCTAACGGTCGTTATGGTCGGAGTGTAGACATCCCCTCTGCTGCAGAATGATACCAGTGCTTGAGCTATAGGATGGCCACTGTTCTCCTCCAAAGCTTTGACAATACCAAGAACGTGCAAAGGATCTTGTGAGTTGGCGAAGGCATGATCGGTGACTGTGGGATCGCCACCTTGGGTTAAAGTACCTGTCTTGTCGAACACAATGCAGTCCAGTGAGCTTGCTTCTTGGAAGGCTTCACCGCCACCTCTGACGAGTATACCGTGCTTTGCTGCTAACCCACCACCAACAAACAATGCAGTTGGTGCCGCCAAACCGATCCCACAAGGGCATGCAATGACGAAGAC includes the following:
- a CDS encoding transcription elongation factor TFIIS, yielding MAMDAKEIELRGKAIGKAIQENEPSASVIKLLNDLKTGVHATEDILRSTRIGVTINRLRTHKDPAVQKLATELVSKWRDEVKKQPKKGTPAKVASATNGSASPAPASSAAASPAPSQNKQKHTVDPAKRNHKTDKVNYEVTGEEARDMSVRLMYDGLAHMSTELPDLIISIAKQVEAAAYANAGRVNEAYKTKMRSLFQNLKAKSNPGLRKRVLSGDVPPKKFVVMTHDEMKSDERRAEDEKLEKENMNQAMVAQVEKSISKEFQCGKCKQKMVSYSQAQTRSADEPMTTFCECMNCGNRWKFS